A DNA window from Pungitius pungitius chromosome 1, fPunPun2.1, whole genome shotgun sequence contains the following coding sequences:
- the LOC119223155 gene encoding transcription factor Spi-B, with amino-acid sequence MLAEMEMMTHVTEIRLNGGRGAWSRVAPSSCPEVDLEVIEEFLQEHSLEVQPAHTPASPPTSLGQQMHSHLGTRIIENSWSGQHPYEWHCGSHTPNEECEEQALPPTWHSPHDNQWGHIAYSYEAPAYIDSDSLSSSSQYQEYQDSPSPVSDREGRNDRGSLPLAPLSGKRKERLFQFLFEMLQTPSMRSCIWWVQSSSGTFQFSSQNKERLAQLWGRRKGNRKTMTYQKMARALRNYSRTGEIKKVKRKLTYRFDEKTLRGLQGSPNT; translated from the exons ATGCTGGCTGAAATGGAGATG ATGACGCATGTGACTGAGATCAGACTGAACGGAGGTCGGGGGGCCTGGAGCCGGGTGGCTCCCTCCTCCTGCCCTGAGGTTGACCTGGAGGTCATCGAGGAGTTCTTGCAGGAACACTCCTTGGAGGTCCAgcccgcacacacacctgcttcacCTCCAACCTCGTTGGGGCAACAGATGCACTCCCACCTCGGCACCAGGATCATAG AGAACAGCTGGTCGGGTCAGCATCCATACGAGTGGCACTGCGGCTCTCACACTCCGAATGAGGAATGTGAAGAGCAAGCCCTGCCTCCCACCTGGCATAGCCCCCATGACAACCAATGG GGCCACATTGCGTATTCCTACGAGGCGCCTGCATACATTGACTCGGACTCGCTGTCCAGTAGCTCCCAGTACCAGGAATACCAAGATTccccatcaccagtgtctgatAGGGAAGGAAGGAATGATCGAGGCTCCCTGCCTCTTGCCCCACTATCAG gaaagaggaaagagCGTTTGTTCCAGTTCCTATTTGAGATGCTCCAGACTCCATCGATGCGGAGCTGCATCTGGTGGGTCCAGTCCTCTTCTGGCACCTTCCAGTTCTCCTCCCAGAACAAGGAGCGCCTGGCGCAGCTGTGGGGACGGCGGAAGGGTAATCGCAAGACCATGACCTACCAGAAGATGGCCCGCGCGCTGAGGAACTACTCCCGCACCGGTGAGATAAAGAAGGTGAAGCGGAAGCTCACCTACCGGTTCGATGAGAAGACGCTGCGAGGCCTGCAAGGAAGCCCAAACACATGA